The Deinococcus carri genome contains a region encoding:
- the fabG gene encoding 3-oxoacyl-[acyl-carrier-protein] reductase — protein sequence MTQSQPQNIALVTGSSRGLGRAMALALAQAGHGVAVHYGRNQAEAEKVAGEIRALGVPAQVFGADLTAPANAGTLVETVIQEMGRLDVLVNNAGITRDTLAIRMKDDDWNAVLDTNLSSAFTASRAAIKHMMRVRAGRIVNIASVVGLMGNPGQANYVASKAGLIGLTKALAKEYGGRGITVNAVAPGFIESDMTAGLPEDVQKAYLGNIPLARFGRAEEVAALVAFLASDAAGYITGQVIGVDGGLYPH from the coding sequence ATGACCCAATCCCAACCCCAGAACATCGCCCTCGTGACCGGCTCCAGCCGGGGCCTGGGCCGCGCGATGGCCCTCGCACTCGCCCAGGCGGGCCACGGCGTGGCCGTCCACTACGGCCGCAACCAGGCCGAGGCCGAGAAGGTGGCCGGGGAGATTCGCGCGCTGGGCGTGCCCGCGCAGGTCTTCGGGGCTGACCTCACGGCCCCCGCGAACGCCGGAACGCTGGTCGAAACGGTCATCCAGGAGATGGGCCGCCTCGACGTGCTGGTGAACAACGCGGGCATCACGCGCGACACGCTCGCCATCCGCATGAAGGACGACGACTGGAACGCGGTGCTGGACACCAACCTGAGCAGCGCCTTCACGGCCAGCCGCGCGGCCATCAAGCACATGATGCGGGTGCGCGCGGGCCGCATCGTCAACATCGCCAGCGTGGTCGGGCTGATGGGCAACCCCGGCCAGGCCAACTACGTCGCCAGCAAGGCGGGCCTGATCGGGCTGACCAAGGCCCTCGCCAAGGAATACGGCGGGCGCGGCATCACCGTGAACGCGGTGGCCCCCGGCTTTATCGAGTCGGACATGACGGCGGGGCTGCCGGAAGACGTGCAGAAGGCCTACCTGGGCAATATCCCCCTCGCCCGCTTCGGCCGGGCCGAGGAGGTCGCCGCGCTGGTCGCCTTCCTCGCCTCCGACGCGGCCGGGTACATCACCGGGCAGGTCATCGGCGTGGACGGCGGGCTGTACCCGCACTGA
- the acpP gene encoding acyl carrier protein, which yields MATFEDVKDVIVDKLGVDADKVTPEARFVEDLGADSLETVELIMGLEDRFGITISDEDAEKIRTVQAAVDYIGAQQ from the coding sequence ATGGCAACTTTTGAAGACGTGAAGGACGTGATCGTCGACAAGCTCGGCGTGGACGCGGACAAGGTGACCCCGGAGGCCCGTTTCGTGGAGGACCTGGGGGCCGACAGCCTGGAAACCGTCGAGCTGATCATGGGTCTGGAAGACCGCTTCGGCATCACCATCAGCGACGAGGACGCGGAGAAAATCCGCACGGTGCAGGCGGCCGTCGACTACATCGGCGCGCAGCAGTAA
- the ppk1 gene encoding polyphosphate kinase 1 codes for MPAETSPPPASELSVSPTRSTRRKKSARGAAVPSQSGRTFSTVANPDSPFLNRELSWLAFNERVLAEARDERNPPLERLKYAAICGSNLDEFFMVRVAGVHRQIAAGVNTPSPDGLLPRETLELVRQRTHIMLREIEKAARRTLKDLTAQGVRLVRVADLGKRARATLREHYLSEIQPVLTPLVVDPSHPFPYLSNLSLNLAVLLGSGEGEEPDFARVKVPVGVLPRIVTVGDSLLLLEDVIAAHLGDLFKGRTVLAAHTFRVTRNTDYEFEEEEAEDLLATIEDGLRRRRFGSAVRLEVMGDTPPGIITFLQERLRLAPEDIFTLEGPLGTADLMGLPVDRPDLSFPPYAPAVPDLDGDEENGVFDTLRQGDVLLHHPYDGFTNVLNFLEEAARDPRVLAIKQTLYRTGDDPRLLGALRTAAENGKQVVALIELKARFDEQRNISWARKLERAGAHVVYGMAGLKTHAKVTLVVRREEGGLRRYVHIGTGNYNPKTARLYTDLSLLSADPDLGTDASELFNHLTGYAEAGYTRLLVAPDTARSGFEALIDREIEHAQAGQDAWVRVKVNQLTDPGMIEALYRASRGGVRVELILRGVCCLRPGVSGLSEHIRVHSLLGRYLEHARIYAFGGGGSPEVYLGSADWMSRNLDRRVEVIAPVLDDRHRDHLLRLLDTEWADERGSWELGADGVYIKLPGDFSAQQAFADARHPG; via the coding sequence GTGCCTGCCGAGACATCTCCCCCGCCCGCCTCCGAACTGTCCGTCTCCCCCACCCGGAGCACGCGGCGCAAGAAGTCTGCCCGCGGCGCTGCCGTTCCCAGCCAGAGCGGGCGGACCTTCAGCACCGTCGCCAACCCGGACAGCCCCTTCCTGAACCGGGAGCTGTCCTGGCTGGCCTTTAACGAGCGGGTGCTGGCCGAGGCGCGGGACGAACGCAATCCGCCCCTGGAACGTCTGAAGTACGCGGCCATCTGCGGCAGCAACCTCGACGAGTTCTTCATGGTGCGCGTGGCGGGCGTTCACCGGCAGATCGCGGCGGGCGTGAACACCCCCAGTCCCGACGGCCTGCTGCCGCGCGAGACGCTGGAACTGGTGCGGCAACGGACCCACATCATGCTGCGCGAGATCGAGAAGGCGGCCCGCCGGACCCTCAAGGACCTGACGGCCCAGGGCGTGCGGCTGGTGCGGGTGGCGGACCTGGGCAAGCGGGCGCGGGCCACCCTGCGCGAGCATTACCTCTCGGAAATCCAGCCGGTGCTGACGCCGCTGGTCGTGGACCCCAGCCATCCCTTTCCGTACCTCAGCAACCTCAGCCTGAATCTGGCCGTGCTGCTGGGCAGCGGCGAGGGCGAGGAACCCGACTTCGCGCGGGTCAAGGTGCCGGTGGGCGTGCTGCCGCGCATCGTGACCGTGGGCGACAGCCTGCTGCTGCTGGAGGACGTGATCGCCGCACACCTGGGCGACCTGTTCAAGGGCCGCACCGTGCTCGCCGCCCACACCTTCCGCGTCACCCGCAACACCGATTACGAGTTCGAGGAGGAGGAGGCCGAGGACCTGCTCGCCACCATCGAGGACGGGTTGCGGCGGCGGCGCTTCGGGTCGGCGGTGCGGCTGGAGGTGATGGGGGACACGCCACCGGGCATCATCACCTTCTTACAGGAGCGGCTGCGGCTCGCGCCCGAGGACATCTTCACGCTCGAAGGCCCGCTGGGCACCGCCGACCTGATGGGCCTGCCGGTGGACCGCCCGGACCTCAGCTTCCCGCCCTATGCCCCCGCCGTCCCCGACCTCGACGGTGACGAGGAAAATGGCGTGTTCGACACGCTACGCCAGGGCGACGTGCTGCTGCACCACCCCTACGACGGCTTCACGAACGTCCTGAACTTTCTGGAGGAGGCCGCGCGCGACCCGCGGGTGCTCGCCATCAAGCAGACGCTCTACCGCACCGGCGACGACCCCCGGCTGCTGGGGGCGCTGCGCACCGCCGCCGAGAACGGCAAGCAGGTGGTGGCCCTGATCGAACTCAAGGCCCGCTTCGACGAGCAGCGCAACATCTCGTGGGCCAGGAAGCTGGAACGGGCCGGGGCGCACGTGGTCTACGGCATGGCGGGCCTCAAGACCCATGCCAAGGTCACGCTGGTCGTGCGGCGGGAAGAAGGCGGCCTGCGCCGGTATGTGCACATCGGCACCGGCAACTACAACCCCAAGACGGCCCGGCTGTACACCGACCTGAGCCTGCTGAGCGCCGACCCCGACCTGGGGACCGACGCATCCGAGCTGTTCAATCACCTGACCGGCTATGCCGAGGCCGGTTACACCCGCCTGCTGGTTGCGCCAGACACCGCCCGCAGCGGCTTCGAGGCCCTGATCGACCGCGAAATCGAGCACGCGCAGGCGGGCCAGGACGCCTGGGTGCGTGTCAAGGTCAACCAGCTCACTGACCCCGGCATGATCGAGGCGCTGTACCGGGCCTCGCGCGGCGGCGTGCGGGTCGAGCTGATTCTCCGAGGCGTGTGCTGCCTGCGCCCCGGTGTGTCCGGGTTATCCGAACACATCCGGGTGCATAGCCTGCTGGGCCGGTACCTGGAACATGCCCGCATCTACGCCTTCGGGGGGGGCGGCAGCCCCGAGGTCTACCTGGGCAGCGCCGACTGGATGAGCCGCAATCTCGACCGCCGCGTCGAGGTGATCGCCCCGGTCCTGGACGACCGCCACCGTGACCATCTGCTGCGACTGCTGGACACCGAGTGGGCCGACGAGCGCGGCTCCTGGGAACTGGGGGCCGACGGCGTGTACATCAAGCTGCCCGGCGATTTCAGCGCCCAGCAGGCCTTTGCCGACGCCCGGCATCCGGGGTAA
- a CDS encoding SARP family transcriptional regulator, producing MVISRLTHPLPRTPDEWRMLGMSYMGSGRFAEAELPLMRSSELGDDEARVEYGNLLRLQGRFAEAIRHFEVIAPELTGELALRALRWWGTAEFQAGQMAEGLERCERAWRGYMALGDDELIGRVTQTVAQMLVNVGEMPRAQHLYQEALRLLPTHRTPIARLSALTGLANVQVLTGDFTGARATLAQGWEALTHTNALTPRAHLLGIEAELHYLTGDQGAHLQALQNLRALAETTQDFELLTWTATRLADLYSRQGEHGRALEVLLDLAPKATHPAVTMTRGVLLRRRQHHVQAADHLSRALESAGLGEQQRVRALLHLAEAQAGQGDEAGSRDTLRAALAALVSARDRMLYRPDIQELTNLVQRALLDPDLAPDMQLVLEKLAVPETGNRSEAAQTLNLRVSTLGRAEVERGGERVPLSLEGSVLTLTYLALHPGHTRRELEATIYPDRDPRTAGDYFRAVFRELRVRLGPEVLHMEGSPKQPRYRLGPDVHVQLDVTELREALEAGDLPRALALYRGPFLPGLRMESEWAEELREELRVLLTLELRERLNQAREEGDLRRALLLTNEFLRVDPYDLQVLETRVELARQVATPQELARYVVELHRMKL from the coding sequence ATGGTCATCTCGCGCCTGACCCACCCTCTCCCGCGCACGCCAGACGAGTGGCGAATGCTCGGCATGTCATATATGGGGAGTGGACGCTTTGCCGAGGCCGAACTCCCGTTGATGCGGTCGAGCGAGTTGGGAGACGATGAGGCCCGCGTCGAGTACGGCAATCTGCTGCGCCTCCAGGGGCGCTTTGCAGAGGCCATCCGGCACTTCGAGGTCATCGCGCCCGAGCTGACGGGCGAACTGGCGCTGCGTGCCCTGCGCTGGTGGGGAACGGCAGAGTTTCAGGCAGGCCAGATGGCGGAGGGGCTGGAACGCTGCGAGCGAGCCTGGCGGGGTTACATGGCTCTGGGGGACGACGAGCTGATCGGGCGGGTGACCCAGACCGTGGCCCAGATGCTCGTCAATGTGGGTGAGATGCCCCGCGCCCAGCATCTCTATCAGGAAGCGTTGCGGCTGCTGCCGACGCACCGGACGCCTATCGCCCGCCTGTCCGCGCTGACCGGACTGGCGAATGTCCAGGTGCTGACGGGGGACTTCACGGGGGCACGCGCCACGCTGGCGCAGGGCTGGGAGGCGCTGACACACACGAACGCGCTGACGCCCCGCGCACACCTGCTGGGCATCGAGGCTGAGCTGCATTACCTCACGGGAGATCAGGGGGCGCACCTCCAGGCCCTTCAGAACCTGCGCGCGCTGGCCGAAACCACCCAGGACTTCGAGCTGCTGACCTGGACGGCGACCCGGCTGGCCGACCTGTACAGCCGCCAGGGCGAGCATGGGCGGGCGCTGGAGGTGCTGCTGGACCTCGCCCCCAAAGCCACCCACCCCGCCGTGACCATGACGCGCGGCGTGCTGCTGCGGCGCAGGCAACACCACGTGCAGGCTGCCGACCACCTGAGCCGGGCGCTGGAGTCCGCGGGGCTGGGGGAGCAGCAGCGCGTGCGTGCCCTGCTGCATCTGGCCGAGGCACAGGCCGGGCAGGGCGACGAGGCGGGAAGCCGGGACACCCTCCGGGCGGCCCTGGCGGCGCTGGTGAGTGCGCGCGACCGGATGCTGTACCGCCCCGACATCCAGGAACTCACCAATCTGGTGCAGCGTGCCCTGCTGGACCCGGACCTCGCGCCGGACATGCAACTGGTGCTGGAAAAACTGGCCGTGCCCGAGACGGGGAACCGCAGCGAGGCCGCGCAGACGCTGAACCTGCGCGTCTCGACGCTGGGCCGGGCCGAGGTGGAGCGCGGGGGCGAGCGGGTGCCGCTCAGCCTGGAGGGCAGCGTGCTGACGCTCACCTACCTCGCGCTGCATCCGGGCCACACCCGCCGCGAACTGGAGGCGACCATCTATCCCGACCGCGACCCCAGGACCGCCGGAGACTACTTCCGGGCGGTGTTCCGCGAGTTGCGGGTGCGGCTGGGGCCGGAGGTACTGCACATGGAGGGCAGCCCCAAGCAGCCCCGCTACCGCCTGGGACCGGACGTGCATGTCCAGCTGGACGTGACCGAACTGCGGGAGGCGCTGGAGGCCGGGGACCTGCCCCGCGCGCTGGCCCTGTACCGGGGGCCTTTCCTGCCGGGCCTGCGGATGGAAAGCGAGTGGGCCGAGGAATTGCGCGAGGAACTGCGCGTGCTGCTCACGCTGGAACTGCGAGAACGCCTGAACCAGGCCCGCGAGGAAGGCGACCTGCGCCGCGCCCTGCTGCTGACCAACGAGTTCCTGCGGGTGGACCCCTACGACCTCCAGGTGCTGGAAACCCGCGTGGAGCTGGCGCGGCAGGTCGCCACCCCGCAGGAACTCGCCCGCTACGTGGTGGAACTCCACCGCATGAAGCTGTAG
- the fabF gene encoding beta-ketoacyl-ACP synthase II: protein MTTTGIKRVAITGLGPVTPIGTGAQAFAEAQRAGRSGIGPISRFDTADVASKIAGEVNDDLGEYVDAREARKLDRYVQLALAAAELAVRDSGLTEEELRGERTGTVLGSGIGGVKTFEDQARLLAERGPGRISPMFIPMMIANMSTGHVAMRYGATGPSSTVVTACATGSGAIGDAARYIQLGLADVMLAGGSEAAITPIAIGGFSNMKALSTRNDAPAEASRPFSASRDGFVLGEGAGVVVLEEMERAKARGATIYAELVGYGTSADAHHITLPAPEGRGAQVAMRMALATAGVNPEQVGYINAHGTSTHFNDLHETQGIKHVFGEHAHKLAVSSTKSMTGHLLGAAGAVEAIAVAQALRDGILPPTINLTDPDPVLDLDYIPEGAREQQVEYALSNSFAFGGQNAALLLKRV, encoded by the coding sequence ATGACAACCACAGGAATCAAACGTGTGGCGATCACGGGGCTGGGGCCGGTGACGCCCATCGGGACGGGCGCGCAGGCCTTTGCGGAGGCGCAGCGGGCGGGCAGGAGCGGCATCGGGCCGATCAGCCGCTTCGACACGGCGGACGTGGCGAGCAAAATCGCGGGTGAGGTGAATGACGACCTGGGCGAGTACGTGGATGCCCGCGAGGCCCGCAAGCTCGACCGCTACGTGCAGCTCGCGCTGGCGGCGGCGGAACTGGCTGTGCGCGACAGCGGCCTGACCGAGGAGGAGCTGCGCGGCGAACGCACCGGCACCGTGTTGGGCAGCGGCATCGGCGGCGTCAAGACCTTCGAGGACCAGGCGCGGCTGCTGGCCGAACGCGGACCGGGGCGCATCAGCCCGATGTTCATCCCGATGATGATCGCCAACATGTCCACCGGCCACGTCGCCATGCGCTACGGCGCGACCGGCCCGAGCAGCACGGTGGTCACGGCCTGCGCGACCGGCAGCGGGGCCATCGGGGACGCGGCGCGCTACATCCAGCTCGGCCTGGCGGACGTGATGCTGGCGGGCGGCAGCGAGGCGGCCATCACGCCCATCGCCATCGGGGGCTTTTCCAACATGAAGGCGCTGAGCACCCGCAACGACGCGCCGGCCGAGGCCAGCCGCCCCTTTTCCGCCAGCCGCGACGGCTTCGTGCTGGGCGAGGGCGCGGGCGTGGTGGTGCTGGAGGAGATGGAACGGGCGAAGGCCCGCGGAGCCACCATCTACGCCGAACTCGTCGGCTACGGCACCAGCGCCGACGCGCACCACATCACCCTGCCCGCCCCCGAGGGCCGCGGCGCGCAGGTCGCCATGCGGATGGCGCTCGCCACGGCGGGCGTGAACCCGGAACAGGTGGGCTATATCAACGCCCACGGCACCAGCACCCACTTCAACGACCTGCACGAGACGCAGGGCATCAAGCACGTGTTCGGGGAACATGCCCACAAGCTGGCGGTCAGCTCCACCAAGTCCATGACCGGGCACCTGCTGGGCGCGGCGGGCGCGGTGGAGGCCATCGCGGTGGCGCAGGCGCTCAGGGACGGCATCCTGCCCCCCACCATCAACCTCACCGACCCCGACCCGGTGCTGGACCTCGACTACATCCCGGAGGGCGCGCGGGAACAGCAGGTCGAGTATGCCCTGAGCAACTCCTTCGCTTTCGGCGGCCAGAACGCGGCGCTGCTGCTGAAGCGGGTCTGA